A window of Hevea brasiliensis isolate MT/VB/25A 57/8 chromosome 14, ASM3005281v1, whole genome shotgun sequence contains these coding sequences:
- the LOC110645847 gene encoding pentatricopeptide repeat-containing protein At1g52640, mitochondrial → MAVRSLASKSRILCSVFYSLHSPYSHLRPHSLSLLTPLNANQSSPELVNEISRILSDHRNPHHDLELSLNTYSSKISTDLVEQVLKRCKNLGFSAHRFFLWAKRIQGFEHSVESYHVLVDILGASKQFAILWDFLMEMRECRDFNITPQTFWLVFRAYSRANLPGDAIRAFDRMVEFGLKPAIDDLDQLLYVLCKRKHVKVAQQFFDRVKRQYEPKLKTYSILVRGWGDIGESESACKVFDEMRDKQFAVDVLAYNCLLEAFCKGGRVSEAYKMFREMSSNGIEPDACSYSIFIRAYCEANDIHLAFRVLDEMRRYDLMPNAFTYNCIIKKLCKNDKVEEAYQLLNEMIERGGSPDAWSYNAILAYHCEHSEVNRATRLISRMVKDNCSPDRHSYNMLLKLLIRVGRFDRATEVWESMAERGFCPSVSTYAVMVHGLSKKHGKLEEACKYFEMMIDEGIPPYSCTVEMLRNRLIGLGLLDNIEILAGKMERSTSCSIQELANAMRGSKVHWRSRNEETEFESD, encoded by the coding sequence ATGGCAGTAAGATCGCTTGCCTCTAAAAGCAGAATCTTGTGCTCTGTCTTCTATTCTCTCCACAGCCCCTACTCCCATCTTCGTCCTCACTCTCTCTCCCTTCTCACTCCACTCAATGCGAACCAGTCATCACCAGAACTTGTGAATGAGATCTCTCGCATTCTCAGTGACCACAGAAACCCCCATCATGACTTGGAGCTTTCTCTCAACACTTACTCTTCAAAGATATCTACCGACTTAGTAGAGCAAGTCTTGAAACGCTGCAAGAATCTTGGATTCTCTGCGCACAGATTTTTCCTTTGGGCTAAAAGAATTCAAGGTTTTGAGCATAGTGTAGAAAGCTATCACGTTTTGGTGGATATATTGGGTGCTAGTAAGCAGTTTGCTATTTTATGGGATTTCTTGATGGAAATGAGAGAATGTCGAGATTTTAATATAACCCCACAAACTTTTTGGCTTGTTTTTAGAGCTTATAGTAGAGCTAATTTACCAGGTGATGCAATTCGTGCTTTTGACAGAATGGTTGAGTTTGGTTTAAAGCCTGCCATTGATGATCTTGATCAGTTGTTGTATGTGTTATGCAAAAGGAAGCATGTGAAGGTTGCCCAGCAATTTTTTGATAGAGTTAAGCGTCAATATGAGCCTAAACTGAAAACTTATAGCATTTTGGTCAGGGGATGGGGTGATATTGGCGAGTCAGAGTCAGCATGTAAGGTGTTTGACGAAATGCGTGACAAACAATTTGCGGTGGATGTGCTTGCTTATAATTGCTTGTTAGAGGCTTTTTGCAAGGGAGGAAGAGTCAGTGAAGCCTATAAGATGTTTCGAGAAATGAGTTCAAATGGAATTGAGCCAGATGCTTGTAGTTATTCGATTTTCATTCGTGCGTATTGTGAGGCAAATGATATTCATTTGGCTTTCAGAGTGCTTGATGAAATGCGGCGATATGATCTCATGCCTAATGCGTTCACTTATAATTGCATCATCAAGAAACTTTGCAAGAATGACAAGGTAGAAGAGGCTTATCAACTTTTGAATGAGATGATTGAGAGGGGAGGTAGCCCTGATGCATGGAGTTACAATGCAATATTAGCTTATCATTGTGAGCATTCTGAGGTCAATAGAGCTACTAGGCTGATCTCTAGAATGGTGAAAGATAATTGCTCACCGGATCGACATAGTTATAACATGTTGCTCAAACTGCTGATAAGAGTTGGGAGATTTGATAGAGCAACTGAAGTTTGGGAGAGTATGGCGGAGAGGGGATTTTGTCCTTCAGTCTCAACATATGCTGTTATGGTTCATGGTTTGTCCAAGAAACATGGTAAACTAGAGGAGGCATGTAAGTACTTTGAGATGATGATTGATGAAGGAATACCGCCATATTCCTGTACCGTTGAGATGTTGAGAAACAGGCTAATAGGGTTAGGATTGTTGGATAATATAGAGATACTTGCAGGTAAAATGGAGCGAAGCACTTCTTGTTCAATACAAGAGTTGGCAAATGCAATGAGAGGCAGTAAGGTCCACTGGAGATCAAGAAATGAAGAAACAGAATTTGAAAGTGACTGA